A DNA window from Desulfonauticus submarinus contains the following coding sequences:
- the murJ gene encoding murein biosynthesis integral membrane protein MurJ produces the protein MNIQKKHNVSLAKNTFIVASITLLSRILGFLRDLCLAIILGAGPEADAFFVAFRIPNLLRRLFAEGSLSMAFIPVFTKTNSKYGKEKAFLVARSLQLWLLIILGFIVTIGIIWASPLVGVIAPGFKDKPEIFNLTVNLTRICLPYIIFISSVALYMGILNSFEHFFFPALAPCVLNITLIGAALIGYSFKFPISYSLAIGVFFAGVLQALSQFPILKKHGFSLKGPINLFSEELKKIFFLILPTIFGAAIYQINILLTTLLASFLPQGSISYLYYADRLVQFPLGIFGIAIGTVALPSFSLLLAQKKWREVEKSLSLAINLNLFIILPAVAGLIGFSNPIIKLLFGHGSFTDQAVTSTAYALIAYAVGLPAFSLTKTLVSTFYAFEDTKTPVYSAFLSLILNISLGFLLMQYIQHIGLALAVSIASWANIVFLIYKLRQKLNFSFDLKEISISFFLSLTILLIAHWLRKFSLWSLTTIPLIAINYLIISYFFKANSAKLIVSTFIQNISRKR, from the coding sequence TTATTGTAGCTTCTATAACCTTATTGAGCCGTATTTTAGGCTTTCTTAGAGATTTATGTCTTGCTATAATTTTAGGAGCTGGGCCTGAAGCAGATGCTTTCTTTGTTGCCTTTAGAATACCTAATTTATTGAGAAGGTTATTTGCTGAAGGCTCTCTTAGTATGGCCTTTATTCCTGTCTTTACCAAAACTAACTCTAAATATGGTAAGGAAAAAGCCTTTTTAGTTGCTCGCTCTCTTCAACTCTGGCTTCTTATTATTTTAGGTTTTATTGTAACAATTGGCATTATATGGGCATCTCCTCTCGTAGGAGTCATTGCTCCTGGGTTTAAAGATAAACCAGAAATTTTTAATTTAACCGTAAATCTTACTAGAATCTGCTTACCCTATATTATTTTTATTTCTTCAGTGGCCCTTTATATGGGGATACTAAACTCTTTTGAACACTTTTTTTTCCCAGCCTTAGCTCCTTGTGTATTGAACATTACTTTAATTGGAGCTGCTCTTATTGGCTATTCTTTTAAATTTCCCATAAGTTATTCTTTAGCTATAGGCGTATTTTTTGCGGGAGTACTGCAAGCTCTTAGCCAATTTCCTATTCTTAAAAAACATGGATTTTCACTTAAAGGACCTATCAATCTGTTTTCTGAAGAATTAAAGAAAATATTTTTTCTTATTCTTCCCACTATTTTTGGAGCCGCAATATATCAAATCAACATTCTTTTAACTACTCTATTGGCCTCATTTCTGCCTCAAGGTTCTATTTCTTATCTCTATTATGCTGATAGATTAGTCCAATTTCCCTTAGGAATATTTGGAATTGCGATAGGTACAGTTGCCTTACCGTCTTTTAGTCTTTTGTTAGCTCAAAAGAAATGGAGAGAAGTTGAAAAATCGCTTTCTTTGGCTATTAATTTAAATTTATTTATTATTTTGCCTGCAGTAGCAGGTTTAATTGGATTTTCTAATCCTATAATAAAATTACTCTTTGGTCATGGATCTTTTACTGACCAGGCTGTAACTTCTACAGCTTATGCTTTAATAGCCTATGCTGTAGGACTACCAGCATTTTCTCTTACTAAAACCCTAGTTTCAACTTTTTATGCTTTTGAAGATACTAAAACCCCTGTATATTCAGCTTTTTTAAGCCTAATTTTAAATATTAGTTTAGGTTTTTTACTGATGCAATACATTCAACATATTGGCCTTGCCTTAGCTGTATCTATTGCTTCTTGGGCAAACATTGTTTTTTTAATCTATAAACTCCGTCAAAAATTAAATTTCTCATTTGATTTAAAAGAAATATCTATCTCTTTTTTTCTAAGTCTTACTATTTTATTGATTGCACACTGGTTAAGAAAGTTTAGTCTATGGTCACTAACAACAATTCCCTTGATTGCTATAAATTATTTAATTATATCCTACTTTTTTAAAGCTAATTCTGCGAAATTAATTGTCTCCACTTTTATTCAAAATATATCTAGGAAGAGGTAG
- a CDS encoding DUF1015 family protein, with the protein MDTFIPLKFFTYNWEKGLNPDSIITPPYDVYGQKQKEIFAQKSSYNFVHLDLPQSYLEAKNLLLNWIQNEILIQSPAPCFYLMKTNYKIGQKKLTRWGIFGGLKLSPLGEKNIFPHEKTYPKAKQDRLNLMEKTSSQLSPIFGVYADKTLFLTHLGETIEEISPILTYKENEQIEHILWKIPKKYNQEIKLFFQKQKFFIADGHHRYETALAYKQKKAKPGPWDYIFIYLSNITSPGVEILPYHRMLTWEEKFNFQKVIHSAQELFEVKDLTETGSNPIANNFDFILKQKTNQFGFKFKKPRTNYFYNLSTYLLDEFILKKELNLNEEKIKTGNYIKYTPFLEEIEEKLSQNKIQTAFLVKKVDPELFQSIALSNKLMPRKSTYFYPKVPSGLLFYSWI; encoded by the coding sequence ATGGATACATTTATTCCTTTAAAATTTTTTACTTATAACTGGGAAAAAGGGCTTAATCCAGATTCGATAATCACACCACCTTATGATGTCTATGGACAAAAACAAAAAGAAATATTTGCCCAAAAAAGCTCATATAATTTTGTTCACTTAGATCTTCCTCAAAGCTATTTAGAAGCTAAAAACTTACTTTTAAACTGGATTCAAAATGAAATTCTTATTCAAAGTCCTGCTCCTTGTTTTTATTTAATGAAAACAAACTATAAAATAGGACAAAAAAAGCTAACACGTTGGGGAATATTTGGAGGATTAAAACTATCTCCATTAGGAGAAAAAAATATTTTTCCTCATGAAAAAACATATCCCAAAGCAAAGCAAGATCGTCTAAATTTAATGGAAAAAACCTCTTCTCAACTCAGTCCAATCTTTGGAGTTTATGCAGATAAAACTCTCTTTTTAACACACTTAGGAGAAACAATAGAGGAAATATCTCCTATATTAACCTATAAAGAAAATGAACAAATAGAACATATCTTATGGAAAATACCAAAAAAATATAACCAAGAAATTAAACTTTTTTTCCAAAAACAAAAGTTTTTTATAGCAGATGGACATCATCGATATGAGACAGCTCTGGCTTATAAACAAAAAAAAGCCAAGCCAGGGCCATGGGATTATATCTTTATCTATTTAAGTAATATTACCTCTCCTGGCGTTGAGATACTTCCCTATCATAGGATGTTAACTTGGGAAGAAAAATTTAATTTTCAAAAAGTCATTCATTCTGCTCAAGAACTATTTGAAGTTAAAGACTTAACAGAAACAGGTAGCAATCCTATTGCAAACAATTTTGACTTTATTTTAAAGCAAAAAACAAATCAATTTGGCTTTAAATTCAAAAAACCTAGAACAAATTATTTTTATAATTTAAGTACTTATCTTTTAGATGAATTTATTTTAAAAAAAGAACTTAATTTAAATGAAGAAAAAATAAAAACAGGTAATTATATAAAATACACACCTTTTTTAGAGGAAATTGAAGAGAAATTATCTCAAAATAAAATCCAAACAGCCTTTTTAGTAAAAAAAGTTGATCCAGAACTATTTCAATCAATTGCACTTAGCAATAAACTTATGCCAAGAAAATCTACTTATTTTTACCCAAAAGTACCTAGTGGATTATTATTTTACTCATGGATTTAA
- a CDS encoding tRNA1(Val) (adenine(37)-N6)-methyltransferase has product MDLIEFPKILKQPKTQQGFRFAIDSLLLSCFAKPKKKWKILDLGCGCGVIGLGTLLLNPNLNLKVFGLEKEIFMGILAYKNASLLNLNDHYKIIIGNIKDTKKLFKVNDFFDQIILNPPYRPIGKGKLSPVSAKNKAKFEYETSLKDFIKGCKILLKNKGELVLSYLSENISYLITTLNCYNFVIKEMLFIHPRSNQNAKIVLIKAIKNGNPGTKILPPLILYQKNKNNIFTPQVKSFCPFLK; this is encoded by the coding sequence ATGGATTTAATAGAATTTCCAAAAATTTTAAAACAACCTAAAACACAACAAGGATTTCGTTTTGCTATTGATTCTCTTCTTTTGAGTTGCTTTGCAAAACCCAAAAAAAAATGGAAAATTTTAGATCTTGGATGTGGATGTGGAGTGATAGGTTTAGGAACTTTATTACTTAATCCTAACTTAAATTTAAAAGTTTTTGGATTAGAAAAAGAAATTTTTATGGGTATCTTAGCTTATAAAAATGCCTCATTATTAAACTTAAATGACCATTATAAAATAATTATAGGTAACATAAAAGACACTAAAAAACTTTTTAAAGTGAATGACTTTTTTGATCAAATTATCTTAAATCCACCATATAGACCTATCGGAAAAGGAAAACTATCGCCAGTTTCTGCTAAAAATAAAGCCAAGTTTGAATACGAAACTTCTCTAAAAGACTTTATAAAAGGATGTAAAATACTACTTAAAAATAAAGGAGAGCTGGTTTTATCTTACCTTTCTGAAAATATTTCCTACCTTATAACCACATTAAATTGCTATAATTTTGTAATAAAAGAAATGCTTTTTATTCATCCCAGAAGCAATCAAAATGCTAAAATTGTACTCATAAAAGCCATCAAAAACGGAAATCCTGGAACAAAAATTCTTCCACCTTTAATTCTTTATCAAAAAAATAAAAACAATATTTTTACACCTCAAGTAAAATCTTTTTGTCCTTTCTTAAAATAA
- a CDS encoding CGGC domain-containing protein: MEKILILGCKMAMNDVCIGCSRCLVAFNRREGEFARYGKDAEIVGLLNCGGCPGSVIVTRLVQLKLWNMPLKEQITKIHIAFCMNNCPYKDELVKKIQAKAGIEVVMGTHPYKPENIFSS, translated from the coding sequence ATGGAAAAGATTTTAATTTTAGGCTGTAAAATGGCTATGAATGATGTATGTATTGGTTGCTCAAGGTGTTTGGTTGCTTTTAATCGGAGAGAAGGAGAATTCGCTAGATATGGTAAAGATGCGGAAATTGTTGGGTTGTTAAATTGTGGAGGATGTCCTGGTTCAGTTATTGTTACTAGGTTGGTTCAATTGAAATTATGGAATATGCCATTAAAAGAACAAATAACTAAGATTCATATTGCATTTTGCATGAATAATTGTCCGTATAAAGATGAGTTAGTGAAAAAAATACAAGCTAAAGCTGGCATCGAGGTGGTAATGGGTACCCATCCTTACAAGCCAGAAAATATTTTTTCTAGTTAG
- a CDS encoding sensor histidine kinase, which yields MPTQQNYSDYSKIKFVIFTLSILTFIFAAIGGSIYYFKVRNSLLKETRQRCITTVDNVNQNISLFLRKYKLAVKTLSNLEEIKIFFINPSHNNLKKINYILDVFSTSFQTEACYLMDIHGNTIASSNRHTKHNFVGKNFSFRPYFKQAMQGKLCVYPALGTTSHKRGVYFSAPIYGKTLSHPIGVAVIKTPIEYLESSFLARFPGIFFFIDPNGIIFISNKSKWLFHSITPLDAKTIQKLKASRQMGDGPWPYSGFKFLKDKAWDKSSKEYLVFKKEISFFPGWNIFYLLEMKYILKNLHKPIIEIGGPVILIIMFLIGILVYFLSKIAHKELKKRELVEKQLRISENKYRSIYHKTPAMLHSIDRNYRLLRVSDFWLEATGYSREEVIGKKLTEFFTPSSKKRAEQRILPIFFKKGFLKNFHYQFVKKNGEVMDILLSCYGIRNEHGEVVETLAISVDVTERLKEQKQLREAKKKLSQYSRQLEELVKQRSMEIDAILRYTPSIIYLKDKQLRYKLVNPGFEKLFQVSNEWIQGKKDEEVLPKEIAIQFEKNDKKALQQKKYIRSKEIININKHSYTFWSIKSPICTDNGEVTGVVGISTDITELEKTQKKLKQLSKNIIKNQEIERARIAKELHDELGQILTVLNMDAHWLEKKLKKIDDQAASRAKLMQQLIDKTIDEVRNLAFQLRPSTLDHLGLIEALESLLSDFEKRTNIVYTFTKSRIPELDDTTTTAIYRIVQEAITNAIRHAAAQKIDISVSYNDTHLQIRIKDNGKGFDTKSNKKFSGFGIVGMKERAELIGGKVVIISKPNKGTEVICTIPV from the coding sequence ATGCCCACACAACAAAATTATTCTGATTACTCAAAAATAAAATTTGTAATTTTCACTTTATCTATTTTGACCTTTATTTTTGCCGCAATTGGTGGAAGTATATACTACTTTAAAGTCAGAAATTCTTTATTAAAAGAAACTAGACAAAGATGTATAACCACTGTTGACAACGTAAATCAAAATATATCTCTTTTTTTAAGAAAATATAAATTAGCAGTAAAAACACTCAGCAATTTAGAAGAAATAAAAATATTTTTTATTAATCCATCTCATAACAATTTAAAAAAAATAAATTATATCTTAGATGTTTTTTCTACTTCCTTTCAGACAGAAGCATGTTATTTAATGGATATTCATGGAAATACTATTGCATCTAGTAACAGACATACAAAACATAATTTTGTGGGAAAAAATTTTTCTTTTCGACCATACTTTAAACAAGCAATGCAGGGAAAATTATGTGTATACCCTGCACTAGGTACGACATCCCATAAACGAGGAGTTTATTTTAGTGCTCCTATTTACGGGAAAACTTTATCTCATCCAATAGGAGTTGCAGTAATCAAAACCCCTATTGAATATTTAGAATCGAGCTTTCTTGCAAGATTTCCTGGTATTTTCTTTTTTATAGATCCAAATGGTATTATTTTCATCTCAAATAAATCTAAATGGCTATTTCATTCTATTACCCCTCTAGATGCAAAAACTATTCAAAAATTAAAAGCCAGTAGGCAAATGGGCGATGGACCTTGGCCTTATAGTGGCTTTAAGTTCCTTAAAGATAAAGCATGGGATAAGTCCTCTAAAGAATATCTTGTATTTAAAAAAGAAATATCTTTTTTTCCTGGCTGGAATATCTTCTATCTCTTAGAAATGAAATATATTTTAAAAAATCTTCATAAACCTATTATCGAAATAGGTGGACCAGTCATTTTGATTATTATGTTTTTAATTGGAATTCTTGTTTATTTTCTCTCTAAAATAGCACATAAGGAATTAAAAAAAAGAGAATTAGTAGAAAAACAACTTCGCATTAGTGAAAACAAATATCGCTCTATTTATCATAAAACACCAGCAATGCTTCACTCTATTGACCGAAACTACAGACTTCTGCGAGTAAGTGATTTTTGGTTAGAAGCTACAGGATATTCTAGAGAAGAAGTAATCGGCAAAAAACTAACAGAATTCTTTACTCCCTCTTCCAAAAAAAGGGCTGAACAAAGAATACTACCAATTTTTTTTAAAAAAGGATTTTTAAAAAATTTTCATTATCAATTTGTAAAAAAGAATGGTGAAGTTATGGATATATTATTATCTTGTTATGGAATCAGAAATGAACACGGAGAGGTTGTTGAAACTTTGGCAATATCTGTAGACGTAACTGAAAGATTAAAAGAACAAAAACAACTTAGAGAGGCCAAGAAAAAATTAAGTCAGTACTCTAGGCAATTAGAAGAACTTGTAAAACAAAGATCAATGGAAATAGATGCTATATTAAGATATACTCCTTCCATTATTTATTTAAAAGATAAACAATTAAGATATAAATTAGTCAATCCTGGCTTTGAAAAATTATTTCAAGTCTCAAATGAATGGATACAAGGCAAAAAAGACGAAGAAGTTTTACCTAAAGAGATAGCTATACAATTTGAAAAAAATGATAAAAAAGCATTGCAACAAAAAAAGTATATTCGTTCAAAAGAGATAATAAATATAAATAAACATTCTTATACATTTTGGTCCATAAAATCACCAATTTGTACTGATAATGGAGAAGTAACAGGAGTTGTCGGAATATCTACAGATATTACAGAACTGGAAAAAACCCAAAAAAAACTAAAACAACTTTCTAAAAACATTATAAAAAACCAAGAAATTGAAAGAGCTAGAATAGCTAAAGAACTCCATGATGAATTGGGACAAATTTTAACTGTTCTTAATATGGATGCCCATTGGCTAGAAAAAAAATTAAAAAAAATAGATGACCAGGCAGCCTCAAGAGCTAAGTTGATGCAGCAATTGATAGATAAAACCATTGACGAAGTAAGAAATCTTGCTTTTCAATTAAGACCAAGTACACTAGACCATTTAGGTTTAATAGAGGCCTTAGAATCACTTCTATCAGATTTTGAAAAAAGAACCAACATTGTATATACTTTTACTAAATCAAGAATACCTGAATTAGATGACACCACAACTACTGCTATTTATAGAATAGTTCAAGAAGCAATAACTAATGCTATTAGGCATGCTGCTGCTCAAAAAATAGATATCTCTGTTTCCTATAATGATACTCACTTACAAATTCGCATCAAAGACAATGGAAAAGGATTTGATACAAAAAGTAATAAAAAATTCTCAGGATTTGGAATTGTTGGAATGAAAGAACGTGCTGAGTTAATTGGTGGTAAAGTTGTTATTATTTCCAAGCCCAATAAAGGAACAGAAGTTATCTGTACTATTCCAGTTTAA
- a CDS encoding response regulator, whose amino-acid sequence MNSLIKVIIADDHYIMLEGLKRIIEECPDMEVVGTALDGKEAIKIILEKKPDVAIVDISMPHYDGLEVVDMIKKHLPKLPILILTMHEEEQYVFRAIEIGAMGYITKKAVSTQLVDAIRKVHAGKRYLPEDVAEVIALKIAQGKNKSPIDLLSTRELQVLKRIALGQTNREIAEAYNLSVKTIDTYRQRILKKLKLRNNADISRFAISLKLI is encoded by the coding sequence ATGAACTCTCTAATAAAAGTGATTATAGCAGATGATCATTACATAATGTTAGAAGGTCTAAAGAGAATTATCGAAGAGTGTCCTGATATGGAAGTAGTTGGAACTGCTCTGGATGGCAAAGAAGCCATAAAAATTATTTTGGAAAAAAAACCAGATGTCGCCATTGTGGACATATCTATGCCACATTATGATGGCTTAGAAGTAGTTGATATGATAAAAAAACATCTTCCTAAATTACCTATATTAATTTTAACTATGCACGAAGAAGAACAATATGTATTTAGAGCTATAGAGATAGGAGCTATGGGATATATCACTAAAAAAGCTGTGTCCACGCAATTAGTAGATGCTATTAGAAAAGTACATGCAGGTAAACGCTATTTGCCAGAAGATGTTGCCGAAGTAATTGCCTTAAAGATAGCCCAGGGAAAAAATAAATCTCCCATAGACTTATTATCTACGCGAGAATTACAAGTATTAAAAAGGATCGCTCTTGGACAAACAAATAGAGAAATAGCAGAAGCCTATAATTTAAGCGTAAAAACTATTGATACCTATAGACAACGAATCTTAAAAAAATTAAAACTCCGAAATAATGCGGATATCTCCCGTTTTGCTATTTCTTTAAAATTAATTTAA
- a CDS encoding TRAP transporter small permease, giving the protein MLAKLDKAISYFSLVIMTICMSVATIVAFINVVLRYLLNTSLPWAGALTAYLFIWSALFGAAYGFRTGMHIGVTIIIQSLKPKIGKILLIINLIIILLFLICFTKWGIDFIIFSINLHQIDIDLRIPFWIIYLCVPLSLLISTYQVFLKLLKTIRTPADKFSYDQIMQDQNQ; this is encoded by the coding sequence ATGCTCGCAAAACTGGACAAGGCTATTTCTTATTTTTCTCTAGTCATAATGACAATTTGCATGTCTGTAGCAACCATAGTTGCTTTTATTAACGTAGTTTTAAGATATCTTTTAAACACATCTCTTCCTTGGGCAGGAGCCTTAACCGCTTATCTATTTATCTGGTCAGCCCTATTTGGGGCAGCTTATGGATTTAGAACAGGAATGCATATTGGTGTAACTATTATAATTCAAAGTTTAAAACCAAAGATAGGAAAGATCCTGCTCATCATAAATCTCATCATAATTTTATTATTTTTAATTTGTTTTACCAAATGGGGAATAGATTTTATTATCTTCAGTATAAACCTACATCAAATTGATATAGATCTCAGAATACCCTTCTGGATTATCTATTTATGTGTACCACTTTCTCTTTTAATCTCTACTTATCAAGTTTTTTTAAAGTTACTTAAAACTATACGCACACCAGCAGACAAGTTTAGTTATGATCAAATTATGCAAGATCAAAATCAATAG
- a CDS encoding TRAP transporter large permease, with product MSALTLFGLLFLFLFMGIPIAVALGLSTVVSLLIFTYDPPMLVAQKLFGSLDKFALMAIPLFILMGNFMSHGGTAKRIIKFARTVVGHIPGGLPISAIFACIIFAAVSGSSPATVAAIGSLMISSIKEDGYSNAFSVGSIACAGSLGILMPPSIVLIVYGITVDQSIGKLFMAGVMPAIFLGGMLMLVTYLAAKKEGREKLPRASLREIWSAFKDAIWGLLVIIIVIGGIYGGLFTPTEAAAVSAVYAFFVSKFIYKDLAWKDIPKVIKASAITAAMIMFIIANAMIFAYFLTIEQIPQALTQWIISLNLNKYSFLIFVNVLLLAAGNFMEPSSLIMILAPLIYPIAVALGIDPIHLGVIITVNMEIGMLTPPVGLNLFVASGISGLSLQETIKASLPWFFALLVGLAIITYIPQISLFLPNIIYGG from the coding sequence ATGTCAGCACTTACTCTTTTTGGCTTATTATTTTTATTCCTATTCATGGGCATTCCAATTGCAGTAGCCCTTGGTCTATCTACAGTAGTCTCTCTGCTTATTTTTACCTATGATCCCCCAATGTTAGTAGCCCAAAAATTATTTGGCTCTCTTGATAAATTTGCCTTAATGGCCATCCCTTTATTTATTCTAATGGGAAATTTTATGTCCCATGGCGGAACAGCCAAACGAATTATAAAGTTTGCAAGAACAGTAGTAGGCCATATACCAGGAGGTCTTCCTATCTCAGCAATTTTTGCTTGCATTATATTTGCTGCAGTAAGCGGTTCTTCCCCTGCCACTGTGGCAGCAATAGGCTCTCTTATGATAAGTTCTATTAAAGAAGACGGCTACTCCAATGCTTTTTCAGTAGGATCAATTGCCTGTGCAGGTTCTTTAGGTATTCTAATGCCTCCTTCTATTGTTTTAATTGTATATGGTATCACTGTGGATCAATCTATAGGAAAATTATTTATGGCCGGAGTTATGCCTGCTATTTTTCTAGGCGGTATGCTCATGCTAGTAACTTATTTAGCTGCTAAAAAAGAAGGAAGAGAAAAATTACCCAGAGCTTCTTTAAGAGAAATTTGGTCAGCTTTTAAAGATGCAATCTGGGGACTGTTGGTTATTATTATTGTTATTGGAGGAATTTACGGAGGCCTGTTTACTCCTACAGAAGCTGCTGCTGTATCTGCTGTTTATGCTTTTTTTGTATCCAAATTCATTTATAAGGATTTAGCTTGGAAGGATATTCCAAAAGTTATTAAAGCTTCAGCAATCACAGCTGCAATGATTATGTTTATTATTGCCAATGCTATGATCTTTGCATACTTTCTAACCATAGAACAAATTCCTCAAGCCCTAACTCAGTGGATAATTAGCCTAAATTTAAATAAATATTCTTTTCTTATATTCGTTAATGTTTTACTTTTAGCTGCAGGGAACTTTATGGAACCTTCAAGTCTTATTATGATTCTTGCTCCTTTAATTTATCCCATTGCTGTAGCACTAGGAATTGACCCCATTCACTTAGGTGTTATAATTACCGTTAATATGGAAATAGGTATGCTTACTCCCCCTGTGGGACTTAATTTATTTGTGGCAAGCGGTATTTCTGGTTTATCATTGCAAGAAACCATAAAAGCATCTTTGCCTTGGTTTTTTGCTCTTTTAGTAGGTTTAGCTATAATTACATATATTCCACAAATATCACTATTTTTACCTAATATTATTTATGGTGGTTAA
- a CDS encoding TRAP transporter substrate-binding protein, with amino-acid sequence MQSKVSVFILALTLTLALAINPAMARTYVIKFSHVVAVDTPKGKAAEYLKKIVEERTKGKIKVQVYPNAALYGDREALEALKMNAIQMACPSFSKFTGFVPELQIFDLPFLFENTEHLHKFMDSKVGKELLKGVSRMGLIGLAYWDNGFKQLTLDDNPIRLPKDIKGKKFRIMSSKVLEAQFKVVGASPQVLPFSEVYSALQQGVVDGQENTISNIYTKKFYEVQKYMTISNHGYLGYMLVTNQIFWNSLPQNLRDILSSCVKEATNYERKLAAELNQEQLEKIKASGKVQIHYLTPEERKVWKKAMMKIYPEFYDVIGKERIEEALKLAP; translated from the coding sequence ATGCAAAGTAAAGTAAGTGTTTTTATTTTAGCGTTAACCTTAACGCTAGCATTGGCTATAAACCCAGCCATGGCTAGAACCTATGTAATTAAATTTAGCCATGTGGTAGCAGTGGATACTCCTAAGGGCAAAGCAGCAGAATATCTTAAAAAAATAGTAGAAGAAAGAACAAAGGGAAAAATTAAAGTACAGGTATATCCCAATGCTGCCTTATATGGGGATAGAGAAGCCTTAGAAGCCTTAAAAATGAACGCCATTCAAATGGCTTGCCCAAGTTTTTCTAAATTCACTGGTTTTGTCCCAGAACTTCAAATATTTGATTTACCTTTCCTTTTTGAAAATACAGAACACCTTCATAAATTTATGGATAGTAAGGTAGGGAAAGAATTATTAAAAGGTGTTTCTAGAATGGGACTCATTGGATTAGCATATTGGGACAACGGTTTTAAACAACTTACTTTAGATGATAATCCCATAAGATTACCTAAAGACATTAAAGGTAAAAAATTTAGAATTATGTCCTCTAAAGTATTAGAAGCCCAATTTAAGGTAGTTGGAGCAAGCCCTCAAGTATTACCTTTTTCTGAGGTTTACAGTGCTTTACAACAAGGTGTTGTTGATGGACAAGAAAATACTATCTCTAATATTTACACTAAAAAATTCTATGAAGTACAAAAATATATGACTATAAGTAATCATGGATATCTTGGTTATATGTTAGTAACTAACCAAATCTTCTGGAATTCACTACCTCAAAATCTGCGAGACATCCTTAGCTCTTGTGTAAAAGAAGCAACCAATTACGAAAGAAAGCTAGCTGCTGAACTAAATCAAGAACAATTAGAAAAAATTAAGGCCTCTGGTAAAGTACAAATTCACTACTTAACTCCAGAAGAGAGAAAAGTCTGGAAAAAAGCTATGATGAAAATCTATCCTGAATTTTACGATGTAATCGGTAAAGAAAGAATAGAAGAAGCTCTTAAGTTAGCTCCATAA